Part of the Vicinamibacteria bacterium genome is shown below.
TCGTACGACCTTCGCTGGGCGATCTCATCGGAGGGCTCGTCCCGTCAATTCCCGACGGCTCGTTGCTCACGGTCATCGCCCTCATCGGAACCACTGTCGTCCCTTACAACCTCTTCCTCCATGCGAGCACGGTCCAGGAGAAGTGGGAGGCGGTGCCGACGCGAAAAGCACTCACCGAATCGCGGTGGGACACGGCCCTCTCCGTGGCTCTCGGAGGGCTAGTGACGCTGGCGATCGTCGTCAACGCCACGCCCCTCGCCGACGTATCGAGCCCGGCTTCGATCGCCTCGCAACTCGAGCCCGTTCTCGGCCGGTGGGCGCGCACGTTCTTCGGGCTCGGTCTGTTCGCCGCGGGGCTCACGAGCGCGGTGACGGCGCCTCTGGCCGCCGCTTACGCGACCACCGGCGCGCTCGGGCTATCGAGCGATCTACGCTCTACTCCGTTTCGTCTCGTCGCTTCGCTCGTCGTGGGAACCGGACTGGTCCTGGCCCTTCTCGGTGGGAGCCCGACCGAGGCGATCGTGCTGGCTCAGGCGGCGAACGGCTTGCTCTTGCCGGTGGTCGCGGTGTTCCTGCTCTCCGTAGTCAACAACAAAGAGCTCATGCAGGGCTTTCGAAATCGAGCGCTCGCCAACTGGCTCGGTGGTCTCGTGGTGCTCGTCGTCAGCGCTCTCGGCCTGTTCCAAGTCGTGCGCCTGCTGACGAGGTGACGGGGACCGGGTATCCTGCGAATCCTCTCTCAATCTCCGGGAACACCGTAGACGGGTACGACCGCGGCGGCCTCTCGCGCTGCATGCCAGAACTGGTTCGGGACTCGAGCTTCTCGTGCCGACCCGGATGCAGCGCGCTACCACGCGAGCGAGGCGAAATCTTCGCGGACGAGGGAATTGGCCACGGTCTCGCTCTTGGTTATACTAATGGTATGAAGACAGCCATTTCCATTCCTGACGATGTCTTCAAGAAGGCTGATCGGCTGGCTCGCAGACTTGGCATGTCGCGGAGCCAGCTCTATAGCCTCGCGGTAGAAGAATACGTCACCCGAATGCGGCCTGAATCGATCACGGACGCAATGAATCGTGTCGTCGAACGACTCGATGAGCCGTGTGACGACTTCGTCGCGGCGGCGGCGAAGAACGTCCTGTCCAAATCAGAGTGGTAGTTCGTCAGGGCGACATCTGGTGGTGTGATCTGCCAGCGCCAACCGGTTCCGGTCCCGGGTTTCGACGTCCCGTGCTGGTGGTCCAGGGCGATCCGCTGAACCGGAGTCAGATCCATACCGTCGTCTGTGTTCCGCTGACGAGCAATCTGATTTGGAAGGATGCGCCTGGAAACGTCGTGCTTCGTCGAGCGGATACGCGGCTCGAGAAGGATTCGGTAGCCAATGTCTCGCAGATCATTGCCGTAGACAGAAATCTGCTTTCGGAGCACGTGGACAAGATCAGCGGCCGTCTGCTCGAGGGGATTCTCGAAGGAATCGATGTGGTCCTCGATCGATAGGACGTCTTCTCAGTTTGCTTCAGCGGGGCCAGGCGGCTAGATTTCTGTCGGTTTACTTGGCCGCCACGATGAACAGACGTGGAAAACGAAGGAGCGCCCTTCCGTCCGGTCCCACCGGATAGGCCTTGGCCACGCGGTCCGTATAGTCGGCGAGGAACCGCGCGCGCTCTTCTTCGTCGAGAGGACCGAGAAAAGGACGCAAGGCCGTGGATCCCATGAAGTCCACGATGGCCTTGGCACCGTCGAGCGGATGGTTGTAGATCGTGTGCCAGATCTCGACGCGGGAACAGACGGACCTCAGCACATCGTAGTAGCGTTGCGGCGACAGGAGAACCGCACGGGCACCATCGGCGTTTCCGAGTTTATTCGACCATGGGCCCCCCGCCGCAGTTTCCTGCATCAGCCGGTGACTCGGTTCATCGAGATTGTCCGGCATCTGCACCGCGAGAACGCCGCCCCTTCCGAGCTTCGTCGCCAGCCGCTTCAAAATCTCGACATGATCGGGAATCCAATGGAATGCCGCATTCGAGAACAGGAGGTCGGCGGTGTTCTCCGGCAGCCATCGACCGAGGTCGGCAAGCACGAACGTGCAGGAGGGCAGCGCCCGGCGAGCCTCGGCGAGCATCTCTTCGGAATTGTCGATACCGACGATCTTGGCGCTCGGATAAGCCTCTCTGAGGAGCGCAGTCGAGTTGCCCGGACCGCAACCGAGATCGTAGATGCGAGCGGGCGACGAGGCCGGCACCTGCGCGAGAAGGTCGCGCGCCGGGCGTGTTCGCTCATCGGCAAATCTCAGGTACTGCTCCGGTGACCAGGCCGTCATGGCGTTTCTTTAGTGCTCAATGCCGTGGCGGGACCCGTAATCGATCGGGCCGCCACGGCTCGGGCTGCTTACGGCGCGGCAAGCGCGCCGGGCTCGCTCCGCTCGCGCAGGCTGGGCTGTACTTTTTCATCAGCCTGCTGATCGGGAACGACGTCTCAAGCATATGTAAACGTCGGCGACGGCAGCAACTAGTCTAGTCTAGTAGGGCAAGAACGTGATCTTTGACACAGTTCCCAGACTCGAGCTGGAGGAATATCCAGTCACTCTACAACCGGAGATTTGGTGTTGCGCGTCGCCAGTAGCTGGCGAGCGCGAGCGACGGCTCAACGTCCTGTCGTCGAGTTCCCATCCAGCGCGCCTCTTTGTCGAGCACAAATGGAGGTGCTTAACATGACAACCAATAGAAGGCTTACCGCAATCAGGATTGTCAGACTCGTTCTGGTGGTCTCCCTGGGTCTCGGCGTTGTCGCCTGTGAGGACACTCAATCCCCGACGTCACCGAGCGAACCGAGCCAGCCCCAACCCGAGCCGCCGGCGGCGAGCTCGGTGGGAAGCTTTCGCGCGGCGCAGCTCACCCGAGACGCGCGCACCGTCGACGTTCTCGTGGACGGCATCGTGCTCTCGCAGGGACTCGCCTATGGCGAAGTCATGAGCTATGAAGACCTGCCCGAAGGCGAGCACCGGCTCCAGATTTTTCCTGCGGGCCAGCGACGCCTGGCGCTGGTGGAATCGAATTTCCTCCTCACCGGCGGAGAAGCCGTGACCCTCGCGGTCGTGGGGAGAAACCCGATCGAGATCGTCGAGCACAGCGATGATCTTTCGACGGTTTCCAACCGAGCCCGGGTGACCCTTTTCAACGCCGTCGCCGATTATCCCGCGAGCTTCGACCTGCGCGTGGTCAACGGACCGTTGCTGGTGACCGACGTCGCCCGCTATATGGGCTCGCCCAGGGTCGAGCTCATTCCTGGCGTTTACGCTTTCGAGCTCCTTCGTGGCGGCACCGGTGAGGAAGTGACGACCCGGTTCGGCGTTGACTTGCCTGCATCGACAGCATCCACCGTCTTCGCCATCGGCACGCTGGACCGGAACGACATCGAGCTCATCGTGGTGAGGGACCAGAGCTAGCCATGCTCCATCCCTGTCGGTGACGTCACCGCACGTCGGTCAGAAGTGGGTAGGGATTCAGCGGCTCGTCGCGCCCGCAGGAGCCGTCCGATAGCAGCGGAAACACGGCGAAGTGGAGATGGGGCGCCTCTGAGCTCGCGTTTCCCGTCGAGCCGACGAAACCAAGAACCTCTCCGCGGGAGGCGAACTGGCCTTTCTCGAGGCCAGGGGCATAACGCGAGAGATGTCCGTAATAGTGGCAAAGCCCACGGCCTCGGTCGATCAGGTAAACGCCTTTGCCACCGAGCGAGCTCGCGGAGATCCGTCGAACGATGCCTCCGGAGGCAGCCACGACCGCGGTTCCTTCGGGTGCCTCGATATCGATCGCACCGTGCGAGCGAGCTCCTTCTCGCGGCTCTGCGAAGCTGTCACGAAGAGCCGACGGGAGAACGCCCGACACCGGCACCCCGAGGGTGGGCAGCCGGGCGAGGGTGGAGGTGATGACATAGAGCGGCACGGACGCGGAAAAGGCTAACAGCGTGATCCTGGCGAGGAGGGCTGCGAGGTCGGAACCCATGCTCTATATTACTGTTTGCGAGAGCCGCTCCGCGGCGAGGCGTCACGATGACGATACCGAAACGCGATCGATTCCCGACCGAAACCGACCATTTCCTCACCGTCAATCCGCCCGTCCATCGGGCCTCGACGGTGTTGTACGAGACCTATGAGAGCTTCTTGGAAGCGGACCAGAAGCCCTATCATGGCAAGCTGTACGGCACCTACGGATCGCCGGTACAACTCTGGCTGGAAAACGCCTTGGCCCAGCTGGAAGGCGGACACGCCTGTCGGATCTGCCCCTCGGGATTCGACGCCATCGCCACCGCATTGATGGCGTTCACCAGGAGCGGGGATCACATCCTCGTTTGCGACAACGTCTATGGACCCACTCGCGATTTCTGCGACCGAGTGCTGGCGAAGTACGGGGTCGATGTCGAGTACGTGCCGCCAAACGTCGGCTCGGACGTGGAGCGGTTTCTGAGATCCAACACCCGGATCGTTTATCTGGAATCACCGGGATCCAACACATTCGAGATCCAGGATGTTCCCGCCGTCGCCCGAATCGCTCGGGAGAGAGGCATCGTGAGCGTGCTCGACAACACCTGGGCGACACCCCTTTTCTTCAAGCCGTTCGCGCACGGAGTGGACGTCTCCATTCACTCCGTGAGCAAATACATCGCCGGGCATTCCGACATACTGCTCGGGGCCGTCACCGTCAACCAGGAGCGATTCTCGGAGCTCCAGGCCTTCTACGAAACGACCGAGCGTTTTGCCTCACCCGACTCCTGCTACGCGGCTTCGCGAGGGCTGCGGACGCTGCGAGTGCGGCTGGCGCAGCATCAGGCAGCCGGCCTCGAGATCGCTCGATGGCTCGAGGCTCACCCGGCGGTCGAGACTGTGCTCCATCCGGCGCTCGAGAGCCACCCCGAGCACGCGGTCTGGAAGCGCGACATGACCGGAGCTTCCGGCGTCTTCGGGTTCCTGCTCAACCAGGAGCCATCCAGAGACGAGCTTTCGACCTTTCTCGATCCGATGCGGGTTTTCGCCATCGGCTTGAGCTGGGGGGGCTTTCAGAGCCTCGTCAAAGTCGCGCGTATCACCGATCGCGTGCACCCGTTTCGCTACCAGGAACGAACCATCGTGAGACTCAGCATCGGCCTCGAGGATGTGGAGGAGATGAAGGCGGACCTCGCCGACGCCTTGGACCGCATTAAAGTGCGGTCGGGAAGCTGAACTCCGGGAACCCCTCGTTCGTATTCTTCAGTGAGATGACGAAATTCTTGCTTTGGCTGATTCTCTTCATCCTTTGCTGGCCGCTCGCCCTGCTGGCTCTTGTCGTCTACCCGTTCGTGTGGCTTCTTCTCCTGCCGTTTCGCCTTCTTGGCATCGCGGTAACGAGTGTATTCGAGCTCTTGCGCGCGATCCTGTTGCTTCCGGCGAGGCTTCTGGGCGGGCCCAGGGCCCTCGGCGCCTCCTGATCGGGCTCATCGTCGTTTATTCCACGAGAGCTGTCGCTCGACGGAGGAGATCGGCAGCATCATCGAAGGCGGTGACGAGCTGAGCCTCGAACCGTTCGATGTCCTCCCACTGGCCACCCTCGATCGCTTCGAAGAGACGCGGAAGAACTTCTTTGCGGTACGTGGGTTGCGGGGCATAGATCAAATGCTTGAAGAACGGTCGGCTCTCGAGTCCTTCTTCTTCGGTCATGGTCCGCTCGACCTCCAGGAGAAGGAGATTGAGGGCGCGCGCGTCCTCGTTCGAAAGGCCGTCGCCGTCCATTCGCTCGTCCAACCGCCCTTCTAGAGCCGCAGCGGCGGTCTCCCAGCGCCCGGCAGCGGCGCGTGCTCGGTCCAGCTGAATGTCGCGCTCGCCCGCTGCTTTTCGCTCGATCTCCGCAATGTGCTCGATGACGGTCGCGGCGTAGGCCGAGTATCGCATCGGGAGAACATCGGCGTTCGCGAGACGCAAGACAACCACGCCGAGGATCCGAGCGAGAGTCATGTTGAACCGAAAGCCGGGGTCGCCAATACGGCTCAACCAGAAATAGTTGTCGTATTGCGAGTGATAGACGCCGTAGGGCCCATCCGAGGAGAGGTCGATGCAGCTCACGCCGATATTTTCCTGGAAGGCGGTGTAATCCGTAGCCCCCACGATGGTCTCGACCTCGGGCACGCCCGAGGTCCTCGATGCCCAGACATCGTATACGCTTCCCGCCGCGTCGGGATGATTGACGAACTTCGTTACGTCCTTGAGGAAGTCGGCGAGCGCCGGCGTGGCGCCGCCGGAGAAATCCGGACCATGGGCGCCACTGTCCAGGTTGACGTAGGCCACCGCCCCTCGGCGAAGCTGATCCCGATGCTCTTTCGCCCAGCTCGTGGAGCCGCCGAGGAGGTCCTCTTCGCCGTCCCAGTTCGCGAACACGATCGTTCTCTTGGGGCGGTGCCCCCTCCGGGCAGCCTCACCCAGGGCCCGGGCCACTTCGAGCAGGACGGCGGTGCCGCTCGAAGGGTCCACCGCGCCATAAGTCCAGGCGTCGCGGTGGTTCCCCACCACTACCCACTGATCCGGCTCTTCGGCTCCAGGGATCATGCCGATGACGTTGCGCATCGTGCCAATCGACTCGACGTTGTCCACGGCAAGCCGGAGCTGCACCGGCCCCGGACCCGTGTGATAGGTGAAGGGTAGTCCCCCCTGCCACTCGGGCGGTACCACCGGTCCGCGCAATCGGGAGAGGATGACGGCAGCGTCCTCGTGGGACATGGGTATCGATGGGATCTTCGGCAGCTGGCGGTCCCGGACGGGACCCTCGACCCAGGTTCCATCGGGTTCCTGCTTCCAGTGAAACGTAAACGGCACGACGCCGAAGCCGAACCAGTCGTAGACAATCGAGCCCCATTGGATGTGGCTCGGCGGCCCCCAGGGTCCGTGAGGATAGGTCTCACCCTTCGCATAGCCGTCGTCTTCGGGGTCGGAATAGATGATCGCTCCCGCGGCGCCGCGGCTCTCGGCCAGGTACACCTTGTAACCTCGATAACTATAGGGTGAGGAGTAGCGCATGACGACGATCCGGTTCCGCACTTCGACGCCCATCTCGTCCAGCTTCTCGAAGTCCTCGGGGCTTCCGCTATTGGCATAGACCACCTCGGCAGAAACGTCTCCCGAGGCGGCGTACTCGTGGTAGGGCACGACGGCGGGATCGGCGTAAAGGTAGCTATCCTTGTCCTCGGGATATCCCTTCTCTTCGAGCTCGAGCTCCACCTCGACGGGTTGAAGCATTCTCACGGATGCCGAGCGCCCGTAGCTCAAAAGAGCGGGAGTGTCGTGAAAGTGAACGTTCTCGAGCCCGTACTCGAGAAAGCGGTCGCGAACGTAGTCGGCGAGCTCCATGTTTCGCGGCGACCCGGTAGGGTGCGGCTCCTCGGTGAGATAAGCGAGATGCGCGGCGAGTCGGTCGCTGGTTGGAATCCGTTGCACGAAGGATTCTGCCTCGAGCTCTTTCCCGGTCGAGGAGCGAAAAAAGCCCGGGATCTTCGTTTCGTCCTCGGCGACGATCGCGACGGCCGGAAGAGCGACAAGGACCGCGAGCAGGAAACGACGGGTGAGTGCTCTCATTTCCTCAGGACTTCGGGATCTCTTTCTTCGGGTCGATGAAAGGTCTCGGCACGACCGTAACCCGCGCCCGACCGTTCGGTGTCTCGCTCGTCAGCTCCGTCCCGAGCTCGGTGTGCTCGATGGCAAGAATGGCGTAACCGATATTCTTCTTCAGCCGCGGGGAATAGACCGCATCCACCACTTCGCCAACAGGCCGGCCGCTCCGGTGAACCGGCCATCGATCCTGATTGTGGCCGTGTCCCGGCATGGGCTCGCCCTCGATCTCGAGCCCGACCAGCTTTCGCGTCACCCCCTCGGCCCGGATCTGTCGAAGGGCTTCCTTGCCGATGAAATCAGCCTCTTTGTCCAGGTCGACCAGCCAGCCGAGACCTACCTCATACGGATTGTTCTCGAGCGTCATGTCGGCGCCGTAGTTGAGGATACCGGCTTCGATGCGCCGAATCTCCGAGGGAGCGATGGCCGCGATCTTGTGGGGTCGGCCCGCTTCCACCACCTTGTCCCACAGCTCGACT
Proteins encoded:
- a CDS encoding type II toxin-antitoxin system PemK/MazF family toxin is translated as MVVRQGDIWWCDLPAPTGSGPGFRRPVLVVQGDPLNRSQIHTVVCVPLTSNLIWKDAPGNVVLRRADTRLEKDSVANVSQIIAVDRNLLSEHVDKISGRLLEGILEGIDVVLDR
- a CDS encoding CopG family transcriptional regulator, whose amino-acid sequence is MKTAISIPDDVFKKADRLARRLGMSRSQLYSLAVEEYVTRMRPESITDAMNRVVERLDEPCDDFVAAAAKNVLSKSEW
- a CDS encoding M28 family peptidase, whose amino-acid sequence is MRALTRRFLLAVLVALPAVAIVAEDETKIPGFFRSSTGKELEAESFVQRIPTSDRLAAHLAYLTEEPHPTGSPRNMELADYVRDRFLEYGLENVHFHDTPALLSYGRSASVRMLQPVEVELELEEKGYPEDKDSYLYADPAVVPYHEYAASGDVSAEVVYANSGSPEDFEKLDEMGVEVRNRIVVMRYSSPYSYRGYKVYLAESRGAAGAIIYSDPEDDGYAKGETYPHGPWGPPSHIQWGSIVYDWFGFGVVPFTFHWKQEPDGTWVEGPVRDRQLPKIPSIPMSHEDAAVILSRLRGPVVPPEWQGGLPFTYHTGPGPVQLRLAVDNVESIGTMRNVIGMIPGAEEPDQWVVVGNHRDAWTYGAVDPSSGTAVLLEVARALGEAARRGHRPKRTIVFANWDGEEDLLGGSTSWAKEHRDQLRRGAVAYVNLDSGAHGPDFSGGATPALADFLKDVTKFVNHPDAAGSVYDVWASRTSGVPEVETIVGATDYTAFQENIGVSCIDLSSDGPYGVYHSQYDNYFWLSRIGDPGFRFNMTLARILGVVVLRLANADVLPMRYSAYAATVIEHIAEIERKAAGERDIQLDRARAAAGRWETAAAALEGRLDERMDGDGLSNEDARALNLLLLEVERTMTEEEGLESRPFFKHLIYAPQPTYRKEVLPRLFEAIEGGQWEDIERFEAQLVTAFDDAADLLRRATALVE
- the metC gene encoding cystathionine beta-lyase encodes the protein MTIPKRDRFPTETDHFLTVNPPVHRASTVLYETYESFLEADQKPYHGKLYGTYGSPVQLWLENALAQLEGGHACRICPSGFDAIATALMAFTRSGDHILVCDNVYGPTRDFCDRVLAKYGVDVEYVPPNVGSDVERFLRSNTRIVYLESPGSNTFEIQDVPAVARIARERGIVSVLDNTWATPLFFKPFAHGVDVSIHSVSKYIAGHSDILLGAVTVNQERFSELQAFYETTERFASPDSCYAASRGLRTLRVRLAQHQAAGLEIARWLEAHPAVETVLHPALESHPEHAVWKRDMTGASGVFGFLLNQEPSRDELSTFLDPMRVFAIGLSWGGFQSLVKVARITDRVHPFRYQERTIVRLSIGLEDVEEMKADLADALDRIKVRSGS
- a CDS encoding DUF4397 domain-containing protein; translated protein: MTTNRRLTAIRIVRLVLVVSLGLGVVACEDTQSPTSPSEPSQPQPEPPAASSVGSFRAAQLTRDARTVDVLVDGIVLSQGLAYGEVMSYEDLPEGEHRLQIFPAGQRRLALVESNFLLTGGEAVTLAVVGRNPIEIVEHSDDLSTVSNRARVTLFNAVADYPASFDLRVVNGPLLVTDVARYMGSPRVELIPGVYAFELLRGGTGEEVTTRFGVDLPASTASTVFAIGTLDRNDIELIVVRDQS
- a CDS encoding M23 family metallopeptidase, with product MGSDLAALLARITLLAFSASVPLYVITSTLARLPTLGVPVSGVLPSALRDSFAEPREGARSHGAIDIEAPEGTAVVAASGGIVRRISASSLGGKGVYLIDRGRGLCHYYGHLSRYAPGLEKGQFASRGEVLGFVGSTGNASSEAPHLHFAVFPLLSDGSCGRDEPLNPYPLLTDVR
- a CDS encoding Nramp family divalent metal transporter, whose translation is MKLSRFGPGLLVTAAFIGPGTIVTASRAGSSFGLALIWAVTFSAVATAVLQEMAARVGIVTRHGLSAAIRESFRRPLARALALSLIVCAITLGNAAYETGNLLGASLGLEILSGQPPQLWAFVLALVSWTLLLSGTYRRIQGVLVVLVIFMSFVFLTTAALVRPSLGDLIGGLVPSIPDGSLLTVIALIGTTVVPYNLFLHASTVQEKWEAVPTRKALTESRWDTALSVALGGLVTLAIVVNATPLADVSSPASIASQLEPVLGRWARTFFGLGLFAAGLTSAVTAPLAAAYATTGALGLSSDLRSTPFRLVASLVVGTGLVLALLGGSPTEAIVLAQAANGLLLPVVAVFLLSVVNNKELMQGFRNRALANWLGGLVVLVVSALGLFQVVRLLTR
- the tam gene encoding trans-aconitate 2-methyltransferase; the protein is MTAWSPEQYLRFADERTRPARDLLAQVPASSPARIYDLGCGPGNSTALLREAYPSAKIVGIDNSEEMLAEARRALPSCTFVLADLGRWLPENTADLLFSNAAFHWIPDHVEILKRLATKLGRGGVLAVQMPDNLDEPSHRLMQETAAGGPWSNKLGNADGARAVLLSPQRYYDVLRSVCSRVEIWHTIYNHPLDGAKAIVDFMGSTALRPFLGPLDEEERARFLADYTDRVAKAYPVGPDGRALLRFPRLFIVAAK